One Engraulis encrasicolus isolate BLACKSEA-1 chromosome 5, IST_EnEncr_1.0, whole genome shotgun sequence DNA segment encodes these proteins:
- the LOC134448383 gene encoding uncharacterized protein DDB_G0271670-like: protein SSSSSSNSSTSSSSSSNSSTSSYSSSSSSFSSTSSSSTTSSTFISSISPYSSSTSSSSISSSSTNSSTFMSSSSISSSSSSSSSSFSSSSFSSTSSSTSSSLCSSSSSSFSSSSIFSSSSISSSSTSISSSSSLSSSSSLSSSSFSYISSSSSSPFSSSSSPSSISFSSSNSASSSSTSISSTSPSYISSSSISCSSSSSYISSSSTSSSYISSTSSSSS, encoded by the coding sequence tcctcttcctcctcctccaactcctccacctcctcttcctcctcctccaactcctccacctcctcctactcctcctcctcctccagcttctcctccacctcctcctcctccaccacgtcCTCTAccttcatctcctccatctccccctactcctcttccacctcctcctcctccatctcctcctcctccaccaactcctccaccttcatgtcctcctcctccatctcctcctcctcctcctcctcctcatcctccttctcctcatcctccttctcctccacctcctcctccacctcctcctccctctgctcctcctcctcctcctccttctcctcctcctccatattctcctcctcctccatctcctcctcttccacctccatctcctcctcctcatccttgtcctcctcttcatccttgtcctcctcctccttctcctacatctcctcctcctcctcctccccattctcatcctcctcctccccctcctccatatccttctcctcctccaactccgcctcctcctcctccacctccatttcctccacctccccctcctacatctcctcctcctccatctcctgctcctcctcttcctcctacatctcctcctcctccacctcctcctcctacatctcctccacctcctcctcctcctcc